The Micromonas commoda chromosome 1, complete sequence region TGCCCATTCGTCCGTACGTGTCCATCACGAGCGGGATGAATTCCTTATGCACCGCCGCAGCCGCTGTCTTGTACTTGTTGTTCTTCTCAGTCTCGCGTTTCATGATGGGATCGCTGTTGGGGGCCGAGTTGCCTTGGCGGGGTCGTGGTTGGCTCGTGTGGTTGGCTGCCGAGTCCATGATGTGGGTGATGGAGACGTCTGCGAGGATTGTGATGCCGGTGTCTCGCAGGCCGTCGACTCGGATGTCTGGTCGCAGGCTGTTGGTGTTGCCTTCCCGGTTCGTGGTACCCGGTATCTCGCCGATTGGCTCGGTGAACGTAGTCAGGCCGCCCAGCTTGCAGACCGCCTGAACGGCGAATTTTACCTTGTCGTGTGTCCTGGTCTGGTTGCCTCCTGCGTTGCTGGTGTGGACGCAGATTAGGTGGTTGAAAGCGTGGCGAGGTTCGAGGGCCGCGTGGGGCGGGTTGCAGCAGTACGCGAGACGCTGGTTGTTGTGCCCGTCGGTGAGGCAGGGCATGGGGAGGTCGAGTTCCTGTCGAATCCGCATCTTGCAGAGGTCCGAGGCAATCTGGAGCCGCGGCTCGAAGGGGCAGACGCGGTGCCATGTTATTGCGTGGGGGCTCGAGAGGGAGTGCATGGCGGCCGATACTTCGGGGGATGCGTCATGGAAGAGTCCCTTGTACCGGCGCTCGTGTTCCAGGTGTGAGAGCGTGCGCTGCAGTCCTTTCACAGGGAAAACTTCACCGGCGGACTCGGAGAAACCCACTGCCAGGATTTTCTGCTCTTCGTCTCCGAGACTGCGGATTCTGTCCCACGCAGCCCGTATGTGTCCATGGCAAGGGCCGCTTTGGTTGGGCTCCCGTCGacgggtggtggcggcgttgcgtgcgctgcggcgcgggcctGAAATCTCGTTGGCGATGTcggagagcgcgggggcTTTGTTGGCCAGGAGCGGAGCGCATGCTGCCCAATTGGCGACCAAGGCCTGGTCTGCGATGTGAGAGGGGTCGGTGAGGCCTTGGCCGCCGTGCCTGAGGGGCAGGGCGATGCGCCCGCGGGTGACTTCGTCAGCCGTGTCGAGTTCTTCGGTAATGCCGGCAATGCGTCCGAACGCACTGAGAATGTCCCTGTAGGAATCGTTGAAAGCTTGGGGAGCGACGCTATAAgggacgcgctggaggaggaagGTAATCCGCGGACAGGCGCACAGCCGCAACAGCAAATTATTATTGCAAAAAAAAACACTTACGTAATCTTTATGAACGAAGGTAATATTCTTTTAGACTGTTAGATTTCAAATAATAAAGGATTTAATGTTAGACTTAAAGAGATTATTTTGGGTTTACGAGATAGAGTTGTTTTCTACCTTCGTAGAAGTTCCACCACAACGTCGCCGAAGCACAACTCGAGCTCCACAGACAAGACATGGAGTGGTGCATCGGAACCATCGCAAAAGCACGCCACAgacacgtcgacgacgtcgagccaGAGTTCGACGAGAGACCGGACGTGATCTGGGGCTAAACACAAACCCTAAATCGCCAGTCTAAATTATCTATCTGTAATCAAAGAACTACCTTACTTATTacttcgtaccttcgaaggtacgaacgaatgaaggtaaAAGTTATGCATGGATAAACACATAACCACATGGTAGAGATtttgtacggatgctccatcggCACAACTTACGGGTTAACACTTATTAATTAATGAAGTCATGAAAAGCCGGCATGGGATCGTAAAAAAAGCATTACAGGGAACGCACGAACCAGGAGACAGCCCGGCCCTTCTTCGAATATCTCCCGGCCCTTCGAATATCTATTCAGGAGCCCAGCTGCCTCGAAGAAATTGTGTTGTTAATTACTGTGTAGCTCTGTCACGAAGCCGTAAAGAAGTACTTTGATTCGTGATATGGCAGTAGGTCCGCCGGTTGCGACATGTGCGACTCGTCAGATCCCAATGGGTTATATGACCTGTTATCCACGTTTCTTTTGCGAGCTAAAGAAAACTTCGATCGTTTGGTACCCACACTTAGTGTCGTTGGTGGTGGAAGCGTGGCAAGAGTACTTCGAGCGTCCTACGATTCTATGCTGGCTTTACGTGCCTGCTTTCAAGAGAGCACGCGGGATACCCGGCCCACGACGAAATACTTAGTCAAGATAAATCATACTGCTGCAATAGCGGTAGACATAGCTTGGGAAAAGCTCCACACGGGAGCGTGGAGTGATGCTTGTCTTGCATGGAGGGAGCTTTATGTAGTTGGAACGTTGCTCTTCGTGTCCACCGCCCTGCTCATAGAAAGTAAGAAAAACGATGAATCAACTTGGACATTTTCACGTGAACACCTCTCAAAACGGGTACAAATTGCTGGTCTCCTTGGCATTCCTATGTATCGTGGCGTGATTGAGGCTACACTTCGGCAAGTTTGCAACGCACTAAAATGTGGATCAGTCGCCATCGTTGGAGAACGTCATGTTGAGAAAACGACTGTAACAAACCACCTGACAGAGAAAGTGCAACGGCCCTGGCGAATCGGGTGCAAGCATAACAGCATCTCTCCTGCTAACTTTATGAGAAGGCGGTTAGTTCGATGGTCTTCCAGTCTGCCATTAGGATCTCTCATTTGCGACGCTAATCCAATTCGTCGGCCAGTTCAACAGCTATCCCGGCCATATCCTGCTGGTAGTTTAAGCACCGTTCCCCTCCTTGATGACTTGCTAGGAAGTGAACCTTTCATGATGTCCGGCGTTGGTGAGGGATGGCCGGCGCTATACAAGTGGCGTGACCCTGCATACTTAATTGTCTCCACAGAAGATCGAGTTGTACCTATCGAATGTGGTGAACACTTCTTGCACTGCACCTGGACTCAAAAATTAATGTCCATGGCCGAATTTATGGAAAACTACGTCAGACCTGAAAAAGCTGTTCCGCAGGCGGCTGAGATGGCTAATCAGTTTCATCTGAAACAGCGGATCAGAAAACGACGGGACGCAATGCACGCGTTTTGCGGGAGAACGGAACCTCAGGAAATATTCGACGAAACCGTGTTCTCGAGGTGTAGCAAGGGATATATGGCGCAGCATGACATTTTCGAGCATATTCCCCGTCTTCTTCACGATCTCGATTTCCCATTTTTTTGTTCCCAAGGAAGCTGTACGAGAGGTCATTTTCCAAAGAAAATGATATGGATAGGCCCAGCTGGCACGATAAGTCCTCTACATACCGATCCGCATGCAAACCTCTTCTCGCAGATCGCTGGCTATAAGTATGTCCGACTCTATGCCCCCCGCTGTGAAACTAACCTATACCGAAATACCACAGCCAAGTATTGTAATTCGAGTCAAATTGAGCTGCGTGGATCTCTGATGGGGATGCTTTCAGAATTTCCAGATTTTTTAAATGCCCCGTATGTTGACTGTGTTCTTGGTCCTGGAGACCTACTGCATATCCCACCGCTACACTGGCACTATGTACAGTCACTGACAAGTTCGGTATCCGTGACAATGTGGTGCCGTCCAAAATATGTTTCCCGCACCAACGACTAAACCGGAATATTAAGTCGACTAATCTTCACATGTTCCAGTGAACCCAGACAGGCTCAAGAAATCTTGGACGAGTGTACTTATCCATGCTTCTTGCCTTTCAACCCAGCACTACTGGCGAAGGTGTGAAACTTTTTACCTTCCTTCGAAGTAGTCGTGGTGGTCAGATCAGTTTATCTGACGCAGGCGCGTCTTACTACTTAAATTTCAATATCATCCGTCAGGCGAATGTCCATCCTTGATGGGTATAAGACGTTGCTGAAGTTTGACATGAGGCTACGCCTGTCAAACCCTTCGGCTGTGTTGTGGAAGGCAGAGAGCATGGGATGGCAGTTTTATTTGGGCCCTTTTCAAGGATCCGACTGTGGATGTGAGATGCTTACCCCTGTGGCTTTCTTCGGTAAGCCGCGTAAGGGCATGCAAATGCCAAAGTTGTGGAGGCATATAGTTATCCTGAAGTGTTCAGGGCACAGATAAAATTTAATCAGGTAGATCGAGTTGTCAAGAATTTTTATGTCGAGCTGCCGAGTCAGCACAAGCCGAGAGATCTTGGATAAAGGGGTGGTGTCGACAAGACACCGTATGTGCTGCTTGCCCGAGTGAGCAACTTTATTTCTTCTTGGCGACCTTCTTGGCAGCCTTTTTCGGCTTCTTGGCAGCCTTTTTTGGCTTCTTGGCAGCCTTCTTAGCAGCCTTCTTGGGCTTCTTAgcagccttcttcttgggcttcttggcggccttcttcttcttgggcgcggccttcttcttgggcTTCTTGGGAACCTTCTTGAGTGCCTCGCCAAGCTTGTAGGAAGCCTTGACCTTTAGAAGTTTACCGGACTTGACGAGATTCTTGAGCTGGGTTGAAAGGATCTTCTTGAAGTTGTCCGGGAGCTTGTagttcgcggcgaggtatTTTGCAATTGCAGGAACGGAGGAGCCGTTCCTGTCTTTGAGAGCGAGGATGGCAGCTTTAACCATGTCCTCATACTTTGGGTGCGCGGTGGCCTTGGGGGGCATCTTTGTTGGTGTTCGTTGGAATGACTATGATATCGGATGGGGACCTTGAAAAAAGTTTGTCGGCTAATTATTTGGGCGGTTTCTTTCCTCTGAAGTACAATTGTTCTGATTATCGGAAAACAGTAGATGTAGCAGCCCCCTCGAATTCGAATTCCGATACATTTACCTCACTTTTCTCCACAGTTCAACAGATCAAGGAAATTGAGCCTGGTCGAGAACATGCAGTAAATTCGTGTTTTTGGCCAATCAAATTGCACGGTTCGTACGGATAGTTGAGTATTGCCACAGATATTTATGGAATATGAAGATATGGAGATTTCGTTCGCAAGGCTTACGTCGGCAGACTAAATCAAGGACTGCGGTAAGTTTCGAAGAATTGGACTGATGACAAAAACTATTTATATTATTTTATCACCATAATTGCGTAAGTGCCTCCCTGTGGACGAATGACCCAGGATTTATGACTCAGGaatgacgacgcggtcggctGGTTCGGGACGAAGTTTTAGACGATTTGATCGATGCAGCTTCGATGAAGAAGTGCACATAGTTTAGatttgaagctgaattttcatcgacggtcggtcaacttcgacgtcgaccaccGCCTCCTAGGATAACGCGTTAGCGTCGTGTCTCGTTCAGaagtggcgtgcgtgtgaggacgacgcttacgtgcacgccaagcgcaacgataagGACGTCTCGCTGAACAGTCGCACTCCAAAAAACGGGAAGCCGTCGCACAGCGTTGTAGTCAGAAATAAAGTGACAAACGGTGATCGTAGGGTGATATAGTCTACGATTTTACGAAAATGATCGAACTCacgaccaatcagaagacgaatTGACGATGACTGGccaatcagaagacgaataaaAGTTCTACAGGGGGCGAAAAGACCAGGTGGATGGGAATTTGGTGCTAACGTGACTTCGTCACTTTACTTCGTAAGTGACTTCGTCCCGAATACcgaaagtcaacgatatagggAATATGGTCTAATAGGGAATATGTTCTATTATCATAATATGATATGATATGATATCATACATATGATATCATATCAATGATAGATACTTTCAATCATTAATATTAAATATGACATCATATtatttattaccttcgtacgaacgaaggttTTATTGAGCGATTTATTCATGTATGATGAATCACGTCCTCAAGTGTTTCGGCGACAGCCGCGAATCTTTATTGACCCGAAACATCAATCTGCTCTGCATCCAGGCAAGCAGTACGCGAATTTTTTCTCGCAGCTTCCAGAATACCCCACCAGTGGCCGCACGTGTCAGAAGTACGCGGCATCAACATGGACGGCATCGCAGTTGGTCTTCACAAAGGACATGTCGTTTCCAAGCGCAAGCTTGCCGCACGACCTTCACAGCGAAAGGGGGTACGCCTTCACAAAAGTTAGGATGACGAGGGTTTTTGGTTTGCTAACTGCACGTCTGATTTTCAGAAACTCGGGAAACGTGTTAAGATGATCCGCGACCTCATCCGAGATGTCGTCGGTAGCGCTCCTTATGAAAAGCGTCTCATGGAGCTTTTGAAGGTGGGCAGAGACAAACGGGCGCTGAAGCTGGCAAAGAGAAAGGTGCGTCATTCTAGGGTTTTCTCATTTTTTTCCCGATAGGGTTTTCTCCACTTGCCAGACGCTCAGTGGCAACACGTCGTGTTCGCCTGCTTTTCTCGTTTTCCCGGCGGTCATGCGACCTCTAGATATCGCCCTCTAAAATGTTTTGCACAGTTCTCCTTAACAAACCGAAAGAGATATATTTCGTTGCCAATACACGCTAACTGTTCGTTTCGCTTTGCAGCTTGGAACTCATCTTCGAGGCAAGAAGAAGCGAGAAGAGATGGGCAACCTACTTCGCAAGATGTCTCGTAAAGCTGCTCCAAATGCTTAGAACATGATCCCGACTTCACGATGCTTAGAACGAGCTCGTCATTTCCCGCCTTCGTTTCCCTATGGATTGAGGGCCTTTGAACTTAGGTTTTTTTCCTATCGAACCCTAGGCTAAGAAATGCGACATCTGCTGCGGCACGGAGCTCATATGATCGTCGCCTTCCCTTAACATTAACAACTCATATGATCGTCGACTTCCCTTGACATCTACAATGCCATTGGCATCTCCCTCATTACTTGATACTTTTGCTTCATCCACTTTGCTTGGGAAAGGAAGTACAAATCAAGCATAACCCTTTCTGCAGGTGGGTTTAGACCATATCCTGCAGAGCAGACCTTCGAAAGAAATCTTGGCATTCACCTCACAATTCGGACGATAATTTTACTATTTTATTTATGCATAATGCCCCCGCGTCCATAAATCTAGGCCATCCTGTGCCCAGCCATCAGAAAACTTTCCCCTAAAATATCTAGTGAGTGCGACTCGCCCATCTCGCAGCAAACCTGAAAGAGTTTGCCTCCCCACCCGCACTGCATCTCGCTTTAAAGCACCAGTCCCGGAATACTGCAGGCTTATGCGATCACCATGATTGGCCCAGAGTCTACGGTGCAACCTACTTAACCTTCGAATCATGCTGTCGCCATCTTGAGGCAGCACTGCACAAAGTTGTTCTTGCAAGGCAATTTGAGCAAGCCGACACTGAAAAATGTTTGTGCGATCGAGGCAGTCTTTACAGTTTACCCTGAAGACACCATCCTGCATTCGCGTCACAACACTTTCGGTTCCTTCGTCCAGTGTAATAGCAAAGTAACCTTGGTGACATATTTCCAATTTAGACCAAATTTGCAACCGTTTAAGCGAGGCAGGACAGCCTCTTCGAGATTCTGCATGCGCATCATATTGGAAATATCGTATAAGTTTCTCATGAGTTTGCGGTAGGGGCAACGACGCTAATGCCTTTTTAAAACAAGCTTTCAAGCGACCTTCATCCCCAATTGTGCCGAGTAGATCAACGACTGTCACGATCCCATATCGTGACAGTAAACGGCTGAAATGCCTCCGCACTGGGGCAATATCACATGGTTCATGCAGCAAGATCTGCTGATTCCACGCAAGGTCTACCAAGGGCTGCGACCATTTAACAGGTACAGAACCGCGGACGATCACGAATGAATACAAAGCTTCACGCCCTGGGATCTCCAACACTTGCTCGGTTTCGATGAAGTTAGCTGCCTCACCTTCTGAATCCACGCCGCGGCAGTGATTTCGGATGCCCACCCGCCCGATGGAGGTCCGTGATATCAGGGAAACCTTCACAGTAATGTTCATGATCGATTCTTGCAATGATTCAAAGCTGCCACACACCAAAGGCAAAATCATCGACTGTACGTCGTGCTCATTAGCGCTTCCCGTTGCAGCAACTGCCGTAGCGAGAGTTTGACCTGGATGCCGATTCCAGCAAAAACTTTTGTCCGCCGTTTGCCAGCAAGTTCTCGGGTATTCAACAGCTCCAGGCACCGCCATTCGACCTCTATAAGTGATTGCGACCTCTTTTGAATGCATGGCACGAAGAGTTAACTTGGAACCCAGCAGTTTGTCTTTTGCAATAAACTTTGGCAAGCTAGCAGAGCTTCTTGTAAATAAATGTTGTCGTTGGCAGTTCAGTGTAAGATCATAACCCAATGAAAAATAGAGTAGACGCGATCCGCGCTGTAAGGAGGCGCGCAAGAGCTGCAGGTATCGACCTTCATCTCTTTTCTGCCGTGGAGAGAGTGAACCATATGTCTCTGGCGCAAAACAACGCACAATATCAAAACCAGACGCTCTGTAGACACGAAACCCTTGAATCTCGTCCACGACCTCGTAAGATGTCAGAACAATCAGGTAATAGCCGGCAAGAAGACGTATCGTGCCGACACAACCAAATACCACTTTACTACTGACCTCCAAGCTGCTCTGAAAGTGGCCTGCGAAATCACTCATACGTACATAAGTGCAGGCGGTTCAGTCAAAACACTACTATGAAAAACTCGCCTCTGGCCTTCTCCATGGACAGTGCCCGAAAAATTCCAGGTCCATCCTTCAAGACAATAAAAGATGCGCCGCCAGTAGTGCATTCTTCCGGAAGGCATGCGACCAATGAGCGAGTCTCACGTAACGCgtatcgccgcggagaagcgcAATGTTCACCAATTTTCCTGCAGGAGTTGTTTTCCTCGGGCGTTCCACCTTTGCCTGCAGATGCGATTTGTGGAACGATTCCAGAAGATTTGCTTATACCGATCATGATGCGCGAGGAGTAGGCAGTAGTATTCGTGCCTATCGGAGGCGAAGAGATCTTGACAACGAGCTCTGACCTTTCTCGAAGTACACCTGCCTGTCTTGCTCTCAATTGATTTTTTTCCACGCACGTGTAACCATGTTTAACGGGATATAATATCAGTAAAAGTTAATAAGGTAAGTGTAGCTAGTCTATTATGTTGTTGCACTGTTGTTGCTACATCCCGTACTAAAATAATAATAAAAGAGCATACATATACTATTACTCATATACTCATATGAGGCATATGTATTCATAGTCTATGTGTTAGACAGATAGAGAATACGTAAGACTTTTAACGAACGATTATATAATGAGGCTACCTCTTATATTAAACTGACAAGCTTTCTGAATTTAACGTCGCCGCACACACCGCCCACCGAGCCTCGGGCAGCGCCAACGAGCGAACGCAAGCCATCTACGACTCCATCGACCCGCCGAACGAGCTCCGAAACCGAATCCACCTTCgcaacctcgccctcgtacacgtcgcgcATATCATCTCGCACCCGGTGCATGCATGTGCCGCCTTTTTAGATTCTCTATGTCACATCCGACAAGCGCCTGAAGAACGAAAATCTAGATTCTGAATAGTTCTCGTACGTTTCTCGAGTGAAACCATGTCAATTAGTGAATTATCACCAATTTGAATGCCCATACGAGAACTGGGTCATTTTACGGTTACGCGATTTTTCGGCACCGGGAAAACACCCTCCGGCGGCTCCACGCGCGGATGGGCGGGTTCGCGATAGCGCCCAGcccggagcgcgcgcgtgcatCCATGAGAGGGCCCAtatggacgcgctcgcgtggtTTTCCAACCTGGAAGCGATCGCTAACCCGCCGAACGGAATGTGGTTTCAGCCGTCACCGTTATTCACGCACTTGTCACATCTTTCAACTGACAACAACTAATAATAACGCCAAGTGAATAAGGGTTAGCGCTACATACAGAATCCGCAACAACCACGCATCATGAAAcacccgcgcgtgcgagTTCTCGCGGACGTGTTCCGTATGTAGACTACCGACCGTGCTCGACTCATGAGGCAGTGCACTTCAGTGCTGTAACCCTTATCCCTcggtggacgtcgaggcaACGGCGGCACGAAATACCAGGACATATCCCGACGCAGCCTCGACTCGACACGTGACCACACTTAAGTACGCAGAGTCCGCGGAAATAATGCCGCCCTCCGGTCAGTCGAGAATCTGCATGGTCCACCAGAGGTTCATTTTGGAGAGCAGGTTGTGCGGGttgagctcgccggcgtTCTTCGCCTTGAacagctcgtcgcgccgagcctgGGTAGTTAGGAAGAGCTTGAACACATCCCAGACCCCCTCGGGAAGGTCTCGTCCCTCCGTGATGACAGTTGTTGAGCACTGaatgcgccgcggcgacatCCTACGACGTCGCTGTCCGTT contains the following coding sequences:
- a CDS encoding predicted protein; this translates as MHHSMSCLWSSSCASATLWWNFYEDYVSVFFCNNNLLLRLCACPRITFLLQRVPYSVAPQAFNDSYRDILSAFGRIAGITEELDTADEVTRGRIALPLRHGGQGLTDPSHIADQALVANWAACAPLLANKAPALSDIANEISGPRRSARNAATTRRREPNQSGPCHGHIRAAWDRIRSLGDEEQKILAVGFSESAGEVFPVKGLQRTLSHLEHERRYKGLFHDASPEVSAAMHSLSSPHAITWHRVCPFEPRLQIASDLCKMRIRQELDLPMPCLTDGHNNQRLAYCCNPPHAALEPRHAFNHLICVHTSNAGGNQTRTHDKVKFAVQAVCKLGGLTTFTEPIGEIPGTTNREGNTNSLRPDIRVDGLRDTGITILADVSITHIMDSAANHTSQPRPRQGNSAPNSDPIMKRETEKNNKYKTAAAAVHKEFIPLVMDTYGRMGKPFLNLLKDVAAHTAHRASGNVNERTQAIYDSIDPPNELRNRIHLRNLALVHVALIISLMQRVAGSTVTNDRQHGARGGIYGAHEHYVQPYPVTNF
- a CDS encoding JmjC transcription factor domain-containing protein (Also has IMP dehydrogenase / GMP reductase domain; This family is involved in biosynthesis of guanosine nucleotide. Members of this family contain a TIM barrel structure~Alternative splicing variant 1), which produces MCDSSDPNGLYDLLSTFLLRAKENFDRLVPTLSVVGGGSVARVLRASYDSMLALRACFQESTRDTRPTTKYLVKINHTAAIAVDIAWEKLHTGAWSDACLAWRELYVVGTLLFVSTALLIESKKNDESTWTFSREHLSKRVQIAGLLGIPMYRGVIEATLRQVCNALKCGSVAIVGERHVEKTTVTNHLTEKVQRPWRIGCKHNSISPANFMRRRLVRWSSSLPLGSLICDANPIRRPVQQLSRPYPAGSLSTVPLLDDLLGSEPFMMSGVGEGWPALYKWRDPAYLIVSTEDRVVPIECGEHFLHCTWTQKLMSMAEFMENYVRPEKAVPQAAEMANQFHLKQRIRKRRDAMHAFCGRTEPQEIFDETVFSRCSKGYMAQHDIFEHIPRLLHDLDFPFFCSQGSCTRGHFPKKMIWIGPAGTISPLHTDPHANLFSQIAGYKYVRLYAPRCETNLYRNTTAKYCNSSQIELRGSLMGMLSEFPDFLNAPYVDCVLGPGDLLHIPPLHWHYVQSLTSSVSVTMWCRPKYAQEILDECTYPCFLPFNPALLAKVRMSILDGYKTLLKFDMRLRLSNPSAVLWKAESMGWQFYLGPFQGSDCGCEMLTPVAFFGKPRKGMQMPKLWRHIVILKCSGHR
- a CDS encoding JmjN/JmjC protein (Pedicted member of the HSPB Group in the JmjN_JmjC Protein Family. ChromDB ID: JMJ20112~Alternative splicing variant 2), translated to MRRRLVRWSSSLPLGSLICDANPIRRPVQQLSRPYPAGSLSTVPLLDDLLGSEPFMMSGVGEGWPALYKWRDPAYLIVSTEDRVVPIECGEHFLHCTWTQKLMSMAEFMENYVRPEKAGYMAQHDIFEHIPRLLHDLDFPFFCSQGSCTRGHFPKKMIWIGPAGTISPLHTDPHANLFSQIAGYKYVRLYAPRCETNLYRNTTAKYCNSSQIELRGSLMGMLSEFPDFLNAPYVDCVLGPGDLLHIPPLHWHYVQSLTSSVSVTMWCRPKYVSRTND
- a CDS encoding predicted protein (Alternative splicing variant 2), with the translated sequence MPPKATAHPKYEDMVKAAILALKDRNGSSVPAIAKYLAANYKLPDNFKKILSTQLKNLVKSGKLLKVKASYKLGEALKKVPKKPKKKAAPKKKKAAKKPKKKAAKKPKKAAKKAAKKPKKAAKKPKKAAKKVAKKK
- the RPL36 gene encoding 60S ribosomal protein L36 (expressed), whose amino-acid sequence is MDGIAVGLHKGHVVSKRKLAARPSQRKGKLGKRVKMIRDLIRDVVGSAPYEKRLMELLKVGRDKRALKLAKRKLGTHLRGKKKREEMGNLLRKMSRKAAPNA
- a CDS encoding sac phosphatase; the protein is MSDFAGHFQSSLEVSSKVVFGCVGTIRLLAGYYLIVLTSYEVVDEIQGFRVYRASGFDIVRCFAPETYGSLSPRQKRDEGRYLQLLRASLQRGSRLLYFSLGYDLTLNCQRQHLFTRSSASLPKFIAKDKLLGSKLTLRAMHSKEVAITYRGRMAVPGAVEYPRTCWQTADKSFCWNRHPGQTLATAVAATGSANEHDVQSMILPLVCGSFESLQESIMNITVKVSLISRTSIGRVGIRNHCRGVDSEGEAANFIETEQVLEIPGREALYSFVIVRGSVPVKWSQPLVDLAWNQQILLHEPCDIAPVRRHFSRLLSRYGIVTVVDLLGTIGDEGRLKACFKKALASLPLPQTHEKLIRYFQYDAHAESRRGCPASLKRLQIWSKLEICHQGYFAITLDEGTESVVTRMQDGVFRVNCKDCLDRTNIFQCRLAQIALQEQLCAVLPQDGDSMIRRLSRLHRRLWANHGDRISLQYSGTGALKRDAVRVGRQTLSGLLRDGRVALTRYFRGKFSDGWAQDGLDLWTRGHYA
- a CDS encoding predicted protein, whose translation is MSPRRIQCSTTVITEGRDLPEGVWDVFKLFLTTQARRDELFKAKNAGELNPHNLLSKMNLWWTMQILD